In Litorimonas taeanensis, one DNA window encodes the following:
- a CDS encoding NAD(P)-dependent oxidoreductase yields the protein MLGKLTMAKCAFLGLGVMGHPMAGHLVAAGHEVRVWNRTKLKALNWSETYKGKAFDSIDGCVDGADFVFLCVGQDKDVFDVMEFVLVAAKPDAIIIDHTTASSKCAQECYAKAAERKLEFIDAPISGGEAGAVNGQLSIMCGGNKDAFEKAMPVMSAYAKAMTLIGPSGSGQMAKMINQICIAGVLQGLSEGVHFATEMGLDMETVLKAIGKGAAQSWQMDNRAITMSRDEFDFGFAVDWMRKDLGIVLETASENNIDLPLVQDVQSRYKVVQEMGGGRWDTSSLIKALKD from the coding sequence ATATTAGGAAAGTTAACCATGGCAAAATGTGCGTTTCTAGGTTTAGGAGTTATGGGACACCCTATGGCAGGGCATTTGGTGGCGGCGGGTCATGAAGTTAGAGTCTGGAACCGTACAAAACTCAAGGCTTTGAATTGGTCAGAAACGTATAAGGGAAAGGCTTTTGATTCAATTGATGGTTGTGTCGATGGTGCTGATTTTGTGTTCTTATGTGTTGGGCAGGATAAAGATGTCTTTGATGTCATGGAATTCGTTTTAGTCGCTGCCAAGCCAGACGCTATAATTATCGATCATACCACCGCGTCTTCTAAATGCGCTCAGGAATGCTATGCGAAAGCGGCAGAGCGTAAACTGGAGTTTATTGACGCGCCGATATCTGGGGGGGAGGCTGGCGCGGTTAATGGACAGCTCAGTATTATGTGCGGAGGGAATAAAGACGCCTTTGAAAAAGCGATGCCAGTTATGAGTGCTTATGCCAAGGCGATGACGTTGATTGGGCCAAGCGGTTCGGGGCAAATGGCTAAAATGATAAATCAAATTTGTATCGCTGGTGTTCTGCAAGGTCTGTCAGAAGGCGTTCATTTTGCGACTGAAATGGGTTTGGATATGGAAACAGTTTTGAAGGCCATAGGAAAGGGTGCTGCGCAAAGCTGGCAAATGGATAATCGGGCCATTACTATGTCGCGTGATGAGTTTGATTTTGGATTTGCCGTTGATTGGATGCGAAAAGACCTTGGCATTGTTCTAGAGACTGCGAGTGAGAACAATATAGACTTACCTTTAGTTCAAGATGTTCAATCACGATATAAAGTCGTTCAAGAGATGGGTGGGGGACGATGGGATACGTCGTCTCTGATAAAGGCTCTTAAAGATTAA
- the hemB gene encoding porphobilinogen synthase — MRQFPNARLRRTRQHDWIRRLVRENQPSVNDLIWTMVITDSHELQTPVPSLPNVSRLNIDALIEHAKEAADLGIPAIALFPHIDPKLKDPTAKESLNVDGLVPRAVAAIKAEVPNLGVIVDVALDPYTDHGHDGLMQGEIIENDSTLEVLAETASILAKAGADIVAPSDMMDGRIGAVRKALNSSGISNVPIMSYAAKYASGFYGPYRNAIGTNAALKGDKRTYQMDPLNRDEALHEVALDITEGADMVMVKPGLPYLDIIRDIKNEFSMPTFAFQVSGEYAMIKAAGANGWIDEHKVMMETLGSFKRAGCDGVLTYFARDIAKSLHKGS, encoded by the coding sequence ATGAGACAATTCCCAAATGCGCGATTACGCCGCACGAGACAACATGATTGGATAAGACGATTAGTTCGTGAGAATCAACCAAGTGTGAATGATTTAATATGGACTATGGTTATTACGGACTCTCATGAGCTCCAAACACCAGTCCCAAGTCTTCCTAATGTTTCGCGCCTCAATATTGATGCTTTGATTGAACATGCCAAAGAGGCTGCAGACCTTGGCATACCGGCCATAGCCTTATTTCCTCATATCGACCCCAAACTCAAAGACCCTACGGCCAAGGAAAGCTTGAATGTTGACGGCCTTGTACCACGAGCCGTGGCCGCCATAAAAGCTGAAGTTCCAAATTTAGGCGTCATAGTAGACGTTGCTTTAGACCCGTATACTGATCACGGGCACGATGGTTTGATGCAGGGTGAAATAATTGAAAATGATAGTACGTTAGAGGTCCTCGCTGAAACAGCATCTATACTTGCAAAAGCTGGTGCAGATATTGTTGCGCCATCAGACATGATGGATGGCCGAATTGGCGCTGTACGTAAGGCATTAAATTCAAGTGGTATCAGCAATGTTCCAATAATGTCATACGCCGCAAAATATGCTTCAGGATTTTACGGCCCGTATCGTAACGCGATAGGCACGAATGCTGCACTAAAAGGTGATAAAAGAACCTATCAAATGGACCCGTTGAATCGTGACGAGGCTCTGCACGAGGTTGCGCTCGACATAACTGAAGGTGCAGATATGGTCATGGTTAAACCTGGCCTTCCCTATTTAGATATCATTCGCGACATAAAAAATGAGTTTTCTATGCCGACCTTTGCATTTCAGGTCAGCGGTGAATATGCCATGATTAAAGCCGCTGGGGCCAATGGCTGGATTGATGAGCACAAAGTTATGATGGAAACCTTGGGCAGCTTTAAGCGTGCTGGCTGTGATGGTGTCCTGACATATTTTGCTAGAGATATAGCTAAATCGCTTCATAAAGGCTCTTAA
- the hemA gene encoding 5-aminolevulinate synthase codes for MSKDYKQYFADAVQNVRDEGRYRIFRDIRRKKGEFPKATWFREGLEEKEITVWCSNDYLGMGQMECIVEAVKSAVDTAGTGSGGTRNISGTTRYHVQLESELAQLHKKQKALVLTSGYVANEATLGVMSKILPNLVIFSDEKNHASMISGIQRARCQKVIFAHNNLADLEAKLKSVPLDQPKMIAFESVYSMDADIAPIEEICDLADKYNALTYIDEVHAVGMYGETGGGVTEERNLAHRVDIIQGTLAKAYGMIGGYVAADEIIIDAIRSMASGFIFTTSIPPSTAAGALRSVKVLKLTPEKRESLHERAKMLKARLRQAGYDFVDGPTHIVPLMVGDPVKCQAISDKLIEEFGIYAQPINYPTVPRGEERLRFTPGPLHTDEMMDELMSALEVVWEEFELKREKVA; via the coding sequence ATGTCCAAGGACTACAAACAGTATTTCGCAGATGCTGTACAAAATGTACGTGATGAAGGAAGATATCGTATCTTTCGAGATATTCGCCGTAAAAAGGGTGAGTTCCCAAAGGCGACTTGGTTTCGCGAAGGACTTGAAGAAAAAGAAATAACTGTTTGGTGCTCCAATGATTACCTAGGCATGGGTCAGATGGAGTGTATCGTTGAGGCTGTGAAGTCTGCTGTAGATACAGCTGGGACTGGCTCAGGCGGCACACGAAATATATCTGGCACGACACGTTATCATGTTCAGCTTGAGTCAGAGTTGGCTCAATTACACAAGAAACAAAAAGCTCTGGTCTTGACGTCTGGTTACGTGGCCAATGAAGCTACACTAGGTGTGATGAGCAAAATTTTACCTAACCTTGTTATTTTCTCAGACGAAAAAAATCACGCGTCTATGATTTCGGGAATTCAACGTGCACGATGCCAAAAGGTAATCTTTGCACATAATAATCTAGCGGACCTCGAAGCGAAGCTTAAATCGGTTCCTCTTGACCAACCTAAGATGATTGCCTTTGAGAGCGTTTATTCAATGGATGCTGATATCGCGCCGATTGAAGAAATTTGTGATCTAGCGGACAAGTATAACGCTCTGACATATATTGATGAGGTTCATGCTGTTGGTATGTATGGCGAGACTGGTGGGGGGGTAACTGAGGAGAGAAACCTCGCCCATCGTGTTGATATCATTCAGGGAACACTGGCTAAGGCATACGGAATGATTGGCGGGTATGTGGCTGCGGATGAAATTATCATTGACGCTATTCGCTCTATGGCCTCTGGCTTTATCTTTACCACCTCTATTCCGCCGAGCACAGCTGCCGGCGCTCTTCGTAGTGTCAAAGTTTTAAAATTGACCCCTGAAAAGCGTGAAAGCCTGCATGAACGAGCGAAAATGTTGAAAGCCAGACTTCGTCAGGCTGGATATGATTTTGTTGATGGGCCAACACATATTGTGCCATTGATGGTTGGAGATCCTGTGAAATGCCAAGCAATCTCAGATAAGTTAATCGAAGAATTCGGTATTTACGCCCAGCCTATTAATTACCCAACCGTACCTCGTGGTGAAGAGCGCCTTAGATTTACACCGGGACCACTCCACACTGATGAGATGATGGATGAGTTAATGAGCGCTTTAGAGGTCGTATGGGAAGAATTCGAACTTAAGCGTGAAAAAGTCGCTTAG